The nucleotide sequence CCGAGGCGAGCATGCCGGGTGGGTCGTGATCACCGTGACTGACACGCCGCGATGCGAGCGTGTGCCCACGGCGAGCAAGGAGACGACCCCATGGCGCAGGAGACGGAGCTTCCTCTCAACATCACTCCTGTGAAGGAGCGCGACGAGCCGCTGGACCTCCAGGGGTTCCTGGACGAAATCGGCAACAGCCAGGAGGTCCGCGTCAACAAGCTGGACGGCCGGACCGCCGCGCACGCCGTGTTGTGCACCCTGGCGCGCAGGCTGTCGGACGGCGAGGACGTGAAGCTGATGCGCGCGCTCGGCGACGACATTGGCGAGCTCATCGGCGAGTGCACCATCCTGCGCGGGCCCTCCCATGCGAAGCGCATGAAGCGCGA is from Myxococcus fulvus and encodes:
- a CDS encoding DUF2267 domain-containing protein; the encoded protein is MAQETELPLNITPVKERDEPLDLQGFLDEIGNSQEVRVNKLDGRTAAHAVLCTLARRLSDGEDVKLMRALGDDIGELIGECTILRGPSHAKRMKREEFIADVADHLGIKVDQAFRVMTVVFTAVRDRIPEDEVAAVASQLPADLADSFRRPV